In Rubidibacter lacunae KORDI 51-2, one genomic interval encodes:
- a CDS encoding carbon-nitrogen hydrolase family protein, whose protein sequence is MKTYLAAAVQMTSTPDVDRNLTEAADLVELAVRRGAKLIGLPENFSFLGLESDKVTRATEIAERSEKFLKTMAQRHQIAILGGGFPVPVDRDRVTNTALLVDPSGAEVARYQKVHLFDVNLPDGNTYCESSTVVPGSEWPPLFPSPTLGSIGLSVCYDVRFPELFRHLSARGADVLFVPAAFTAYTGKDHWQVLIRARAIENTCYIIAPAQTGNHYARRQSHGHAAIVDPWGVVLADAGEEPGVAIAEIDPIHLAQVRRQMPSLDHRVFR, encoded by the coding sequence ATGAAAACCTACCTCGCTGCTGCCGTCCAAATGACGAGCACGCCCGATGTCGATCGCAATCTGACAGAGGCGGCAGACCTCGTAGAACTGGCAGTGCGGCGAGGCGCAAAGTTGATCGGATTGCCGGAAAACTTTTCTTTCCTCGGCCTCGAAAGCGATAAGGTTACCCGCGCAACCGAGATTGCCGAGCGCAGCGAAAAGTTTTTAAAGACAATGGCACAACGCCATCAGATCGCGATCCTTGGCGGCGGCTTCCCAGTCCCGGTCGATCGCGATCGCGTGACTAACACGGCGCTGCTCGTCGACCCCAGCGGGGCGGAGGTCGCGCGCTATCAAAAAGTTCACCTCTTCGACGTCAATTTACCCGACGGCAATACTTACTGCGAGTCGAGTACGGTCGTGCCAGGGAGCGAGTGGCCGCCGCTATTTCCTTCGCCAACCCTCGGCAGCATCGGGCTGTCGGTGTGCTATGACGTCCGCTTTCCCGAACTCTTCCGCCACCTGTCAGCACGTGGTGCGGACGTGCTGTTCGTCCCAGCTGCCTTTACGGCCTATACCGGCAAAGATCATTGGCAAGTTCTGATCCGAGCGCGGGCGATCGAAAATACCTGTTATATCATCGCTCCCGCTCAGACCGGCAACCACTACGCGCGCCGTCAAAGTCACGGGCATGCCGCGATCGTCGATCCGTGGGGTGTTGTCCTCGCCGATGCAGGCGAAGAGCCGGGCGTTGCAATCGCCGAGATCGACCCAATCCATTTGGCCCAAGTCCGCCGCCAAATGCCGAGCCTAGACCATCGCGTGTTTCGCTAG
- the aroC gene encoding chorismate synthase: MGSIFGHLFRVSTFGESHGGGVGVIVDGCPPRLELNTEDIQTELDRRRPGQSKITTPRKETDTCEILSGVFQGKTTGTPIAILVRNQDARSQDYEEIAQKYRPSHADATYDTKYGFRNFQGGGRSSARETIGRVAAGAIAQKILRQVAGTEIVAYVKRIHELEAIADPTTVTREQVERNIVRSPDPDFAERAIAAVERARDEKDSLGGVVECAVRNVLAGLGDPVFDKLEADLAKAMMSLPASKGFEIGSGFAGTLLKGSEHNDEFYTDESGRTRTRTNRSGGIQGGISNGEPIILRVAFKPTSTIGREQRTVTRTGEDTVLAARGRHDPCVLPRAVPMVEAMVALVLCDRLMHQTAQCQLLP; the protein is encoded by the coding sequence ATGGGCAGTATTTTCGGTCACCTCTTCCGGGTATCTACGTTCGGCGAATCTCACGGTGGTGGTGTGGGCGTCATCGTCGATGGCTGCCCGCCGCGCCTCGAACTTAATACCGAGGATATCCAAACCGAACTGGATCGCCGCCGTCCCGGACAAAGCAAAATCACCACGCCGCGCAAAGAAACCGATACCTGCGAGATCCTCTCCGGTGTTTTCCAAGGCAAAACTACCGGCACGCCGATTGCGATCCTCGTGCGCAACCAGGACGCTCGCTCCCAGGACTACGAAGAAATCGCCCAGAAATACCGCCCCTCCCACGCCGACGCCACCTACGACACCAAATACGGCTTCCGTAACTTCCAAGGGGGCGGTCGTTCGTCCGCCCGCGAAACCATCGGGCGCGTGGCAGCTGGCGCCATCGCCCAAAAGATCCTCCGCCAGGTCGCCGGCACCGAGATCGTTGCCTACGTCAAGCGCATCCACGAGCTCGAAGCGATCGCCGACCCCACCACCGTCACCCGCGAGCAGGTGGAGCGCAACATCGTCCGCAGCCCGGACCCCGACTTCGCCGAACGGGCGATCGCTGCCGTCGAGCGCGCCCGCGATGAGAAAGACTCCCTGGGCGGCGTCGTCGAATGTGCTGTTCGTAACGTGCTTGCCGGGTTGGGCGATCCGGTATTTGACAAACTCGAAGCCGACCTAGCCAAAGCCATGATGTCCTTGCCGGCCAGCAAAGGCTTTGAAATCGGTTCGGGTTTTGCCGGCACCCTGCTCAAAGGCAGCGAACATAACGACGAGTTCTATACCGACGAGAGCGGTCGCACCCGCACGCGCACCAACCGCTCTGGCGGCATCCAGGGCGGCATCAGTAACGGCGAACCGATTATTCTGCGCGTTGCCTTCAAGCCAACCTCCACCATCGGCCGCGAACAGCGTACTGTGACCCGCACTGGCGAAGACACCGTCCTCGCCGCCCGCGGCCGCCACGATCCCTGCGTTCTGCCCCGCGCCGTACCGATGGTCGAGGCCATGGTTGCGCTCGTGCTGTGCGATCGCCTCATGCACCAAACGGCCCAGTGCCAGCTTCTGCCTTAG
- a CDS encoding EI24 domain-containing protein, giving the protein MRVLGGFGLVAGATYPLRALGLLLRSPHLWSYLAVPIALNVVLGVLLYGSIAYFGWHRLEMLTLALDREVAHLIDDLPAWLGFIDSIILGFSYLLRVLLAVALALVVGFVLVQFGSVLGSPWYGKLSEQLELKLSGEVTFVDIGIWGDIWRALLFEIKKLLLLASAWLGLLLFGLVPGVGAVVITFGGVTVAATIVCLDFLDAPLERRRLRFRQKLGIVARSFPASGSFGLVCLGLVSLPLLNLVTIPLCVAAGTLFACDRVLPTLPKPLP; this is encoded by the coding sequence ATGCGAGTTTTGGGCGGATTCGGTTTGGTTGCAGGAGCAACGTACCCGCTGCGGGCGTTGGGACTATTGTTGCGATCGCCTCACTTGTGGAGCTATCTGGCCGTGCCAATCGCGTTGAATGTAGTGCTCGGGGTCCTGCTGTACGGAAGCATAGCCTATTTTGGCTGGCACCGCCTTGAAATGCTCACCCTCGCGCTCGATCGCGAAGTCGCCCACTTGATTGACGATCTCCCAGCATGGCTGGGTTTTATTGACAGCATCATCCTGGGATTTAGCTACTTGCTGCGCGTGTTGCTGGCAGTCGCATTGGCATTAGTGGTGGGGTTCGTGTTGGTGCAGTTTGGGAGCGTGCTCGGGTCGCCCTGGTACGGGAAGTTATCGGAGCAACTCGAACTCAAGCTCAGCGGCGAAGTGACGTTCGTCGATATTGGCATCTGGGGAGATATCTGGCGAGCACTGCTCTTCGAGATCAAAAAATTGCTCTTGCTGGCGAGCGCGTGGTTGGGCTTGCTGCTGTTCGGTCTGGTGCCAGGTGTGGGTGCGGTTGTCATTACCTTTGGCGGCGTGACAGTTGCGGCAACGATCGTTTGCCTAGACTTTTTGGACGCTCCGCTGGAGCGGCGGCGCTTGCGTTTCCGGCAAAAGCTCGGCATTGTGGCGCGCAGTTTCCCTGCCAGCGGCAGTTTCGGGCTGGTCTGTTTGGGATTGGTGAGTCTGCCGCTGCTGAATCTGGTGACAATTCCGTTGTGCGTAGCAGCCGGGACGCTGTTTGCGTGCGATCGCGTCTTGCCTACGCTGCCAAAACCGTTACCGTGA